From one Triticum aestivum cultivar Chinese Spring chromosome 4B, IWGSC CS RefSeq v2.1, whole genome shotgun sequence genomic stretch:
- the LOC123093233 gene encoding sulfate transporter 3.1 produces the protein MGGSAAAGKSVNGGGRAAPRVPVPEARPFLDTFRANLKETFFPDDPFRAVVRERGFGRRAAAALGYFFPFLEWAPAYRLGTFKSDLIAGITIASLAIPQGISYAKLANLPPILGLYSSFVPPLVYAMMGSSKDLAVGTVAVASLLIGSMLGAEVSATENPALYLHLAFTATFFAGVIQASLGILRLGFIVDFLSHAAIVGFMGGAATVVCLQQLKGMLGLEHFTTSTDLVSVMRSVFSQTHQWRWESVVLGCGFLFFLLVTRFFSKRQPRFFWVSAAAPLTSVILGSLLVYFTHAENHGVQIIGNLKKGLNPISVTNLQFTPPYMMLALKTGLITGVIALAEGIAVGRSFAMFKNYHIDGNKEMIAIGTMNILGSFTSCYLTTGPFSRSAVNYNAGCKTAMSNVIMSLAVMVTLLFLTPLFHYTPLVVLSAIIMSAMLGLIDFPAAVHLWHVDKVDFCVCAGAYLGVVFGSVEMGLVVAVAISVLRVLLFVARPRTTVLGNVPDTNIYRRMDQYTTARTVPGVLVLRVDSPIYFANSGYLRERFTRWIDEDDERTSAKGETGVQYVVLDMGAVGSIDTSGTSMLEELKKTLDRRGIQIVLANPGSEIMKKLESSKVLELIGHEWIFPTVGEAVAECDFVLHSHKPGMVVDSASHENMV, from the exons ATGGGCGGCAGCGCGGCGGCCGGGAAGAGCGTGAACGGCGGGGGCAGGGCGGCGCCGAGGGTGCCGGTGCCGGAGGCGCGGCCGTTCCTCGACACGTTCCGGGCCAACCTCAAGGAGACCTTCTTCCCGGACGACCCGTTCCGCGCGGTGGTGCGGGAGCGGGGCTTCGGccggcgcgcggcggccgcgcTCGGCTACTTCTTCCCGTTCCTGGAGTGGGCGCCGGCGTACAGGCTCGGCACCTTCAAGTCGGACCTCATCGCCGGCATCACCATTGCCAGCCTCGCCATCCCGCAGGGCATCAGCTACGCCAAGCTCGCCAACCTGCCGCCCATCCTCGGCCTCT ACTCGAGCTTCGTGCCGCCGCTGGTGTACGCGATGATGGGGAGCTCCAAGGACCTGGCGGTGGGGACGGTGGCGGTGGCGTCGCTGCTCATCGGCTCCATGCTGGGCGCCGAGGTTTCGGCGACGGAGAACCCGGCGCTCTATCTCCACCTGGCCTTCACGGCGACCTTCTTCGCCGGCGTCATCCAGGCCTCGCTTGGCATCCTCAG GCTGGGCTTCATCGTGGACTTCCTGTCGCACGCGGCGATCGTGGGGTTcatgggcggcgcggcgacggtggTGTGCCTGCAGCAGCTCAAGGGCATGCTGGGGCTGGAGCACTTCAccacctccaccgacctcgtctCCGTCATGCGCTCCGTCTTCTCCCAGACACACCAG TGGCGATGGGAGAGCGTGGTGCTCGGCTGcggcttcctcttcttcctcctcgtcaccCGCTTCTTC AGCAAGAGGCAGCCTAGGTTCTTCTGGGTATCCGCCGCCGCGCCATTGACGTCGGTCATCCTTGGGAGCCTCCTGGTCTACTTCACCCATGCTGAAAACCATGGCGTTCAAATT ATCGGTAATCTGAAGAAAGGCCTGAACCCAATCTCCGTTACAAACCTCCAATTCACGCCGCCGTACATGATGCTCGCCCTGAAGACCGGCCTCATCACCGGCGTCATCGCCCTCGCC GAAGGGATCGCCGTTGGCCGGAGCTTCGCCATGTTCAAGAACTACCACATCGACGGCAACAAGGAGATGATCGCCATCGGGACGATGAACATCCTGGGGTCCTTCACCTCCTGCTACCTCACCACGGGGCCCTTCTCCCGGTCCGCCGTGAACTACAACGCCGGGTGCAAGACGGCCATGTCCAACGTGATCATGTCGCTGGCGGTGATGGTGACGCTCCTCTTCCTGACGCCGCTCTTCCACTACACGCCGCTGGTGGTGCTGTCGGCGATCATCATGTCGGCGATGCTGGGGCTCATCGACTTCCCGGCCGCCGTGCACCTCTGGCACGTGGACAAGGTGGACTTCTGCGTCTGCGCGGGGGCCTACCTCGGCGTCGTCTTCGGCAGCGTCGAGATGGGGCTGGTGGTGGCCGTGGCCATCTCGGTGCTGCGGGTGCTGCTCTTCGTGGCGCGGCCGAGGACGACCGTGCTGGGCAACGTGCCGGACACCAACATCTACCGCCGGATGGACCAGTACACGACCGCGCGGACGGTGCCCGGCGTGCTCGTGCTGCGGGTGGACTCGCCCATCTACTTCGCCAACTCCGGCTACCTTCGCGAGAGGTTCACCCGGTGGATCGACGAGGACGATGAACGGACCAGCGCCAAGGGCGAGACGGGCGTGCAGTACGTCGTCCTCGACATGGGTG CTGTGGGCAGCATCGACACCAGCGGGACGAGCATGCTGGAAGAGCTCAAGAAGACCCTGGACAGGAGGGGCATTCAG ATCGTGCTGGCGAACCCGGGGAGCGAGATCATGAAGAAGCTGGAGAGCTCCAAGGTGCTGGAGCTCATCGGCCACGAGTGGATCTTCCCGACGGTGGGCGAGGCGGTGGCGGAGTGCGACTTCGTGCTGCACTCCCACAAGCCGGGCATGGTGGTGGACAGTGCCTCGCATGAGAACATGGTCTGA